Within Thunnus thynnus chromosome 15, fThuThy2.1, whole genome shotgun sequence, the genomic segment GATAGTTTGTGTTGACCAGCTGGAACAGAGTTATTGTCATTGAGTAGTGAGAGTACGGCAGTGTCATTggagtatttacagtatgtggtcTTGGATGAAGGGCTGATACAGTCATTTGTGTCAAGGCTGTGAAGAAGAGACTGATCAATGATAATGGTTGATGTTATTGTGCCTATTCCCACAGCCTGTGGTCTGTTGCTGAGGACGTTGTGAACTCAGTGCATGAGGAGTAGAGGGATGTTGAGGTGGTGAAGTTTCTTAATCTGAAAAACATCTGGTAGTATTGAAATGGTTGAAGGCACAGCTGAAGTCAAGAAAGAGAACTGAAGTAAAGTTGCCAGATGATTCTGGTTAGTGGAGGAGACATGCCCCAGCATCCTTTGTCCATCATTTGGCTCTGTGAGCAAACTGGTGGGGGTCCATCTGTGGTCTGAGATCTGTTTACTTCTCCAGGTCAGTAGTGGTTTAATTGTGGTAAGAAAGATAAATATCGACCAATATCACtctttcagatttttaaaagctaaatattatatttagaaATAGGTATCTAGTATTGCTGTTCTTGATGTAGTTATAACAGAAATCAGGCAAGTTCAAAAAATAGGGGCaggaatctttgggaatcttaGGATTCGATTCTGATTCTTTATGTCCAATTTGATTCAGAATCGATTCTCAATTGAATTAATAGAAAAGCGGGCACAATGTTTAGTCTCTTTCACCAGTGCACTGTGTGCCAAAACAATTCACTGGTGTCCTGAAATGCagtatgaaacataactggcagataagataaaagGTCTGCAGTTGTGTTTGATCTGGAGTACAGAGAGGGGAgcagtgctctgctgtgttattaacgttaTGTTTCCAGCCACTCTGCTGCACCGTTAGCTCTGGGGAAAGCCATTGTTGTCCAAGATGCTGAATGGGTGCaggggtttttgaggtgaaacagactgcgCACCAAAGTTAGTTTAAGTAGTTGAAGTGCTGCAttgtgtgttggtcagccggTCTTGTTTATCATGGAGATTGCTGCTCTGGGTGATGGCTTAGAAAgtattcacaatatacttcacgtTCATCTCACAaagtaattatttagtcattaaatcaagaAATCTGACCAAACGCTGCCTATTTTTGAAGATGAACAACAAGATAACTCCAGCTTATGTGCACTGTAGACTGTGTCGGTCTGCACTGCCCTcatagttgcttttcatcaacATCAGGTTTTTTagtaacatttagaaaatcgtcttgacatttgtgaatcaaTTCAGAATTGTAGAAGATAAGAATCATGATTCTTATGTGAATCTATTGTTTTCACCCTCCTCTATTTGAGAAGTAACAGCAACTCTTCTCTGTATCATTACTCCATCTGCAGTACATCACTTCAGTGTCAGCAAAAAGGGTGGTAGGGTAGCATTTTGAGTGGTGGCTGGGTCAGCAAAGCAACTTCTGATTAAATTTGGACATATTTAGTATGTCTTAGCAGATATAAGGTCATAATAGATTACGATTAATAGAAATTCAGGTTAGAAACTCCTGATGGGAATAATACTATCTGACAAATGAAGGCACTTCATGACATAGATCATGTAAAAATCCAATGTTGCCGTGTCAAGCATGGCTTAAACATAAACTCATGGTTTCCctaaatgtatgtttgtgtgtttgtgtttcctgcagACATCCAGCAGCTGTTGGAGAGTAAAGAAGAGGTTCCCCCTGAGCAGCAGGAGAGGAGCTCCAGTCTGGACCAGGAGGACCCAGAGCCCCCacacattaaagaggaacaggaggaactctGGACCAGtcaggagggagagcagcttCAAGGACTGGAGGAGGCTGATATCACCGAGTTCACATTCAGTCCTGTCCCTGTGAAGactgaagatgatgaagagaaacctcagtcctcacagcttcatcaaagacaaactgaacagaTGGAAACACAAGCTGATGGAGAGGACTGTGGAGGATCAGAACCAGCCAGGAACTCGCATCCAGATGGACATTTACAACCAGACACTGATGACAAGGATTCTAACCTTTCTGGAACTGAGAGTGATGACTGTGATAAATACTGGAAGGATCCCGACAGCCGATCATttcactgctctgtgtgtggTAAAACATTTGCAATGAGGGGACATTTGAACGTACACATGAGAACTCATACAGGGAAAAAGCCCTATAGTTGCTCCGTGTGTGGTAAATGTTTTGTACAAAAATCAGGTCTGGACTACCACCTGAAAATTCATACAGGAGAGAAACCATTCAGTTGCTCAGTTTGTGGTAAATCTTTTACTCAGAAATCAGGTCTGGACTaccacctgaaaacacacacaggagagaaaccatTCAGTTGCTCAGTTTGTGGTAAAAAGTTTGCACACAAAGGAACTCTAAACTACCACATGGCAACTCATACGGGGGAGAAACAATTCAGTTGCAGCGTTTGTAATAAAAGATTCAGAGCAAAGACACACCTCAAAATCCACAAGTGTGTCGGTGAGTTTTCACAACGTTACCTTGAGAAACACAAGAAACCACTGAACTGTTCTGagtgtgatgaaacatttcctAACAATTACCTCCTGAAAACCCACATGAGAATGCATAAAGGAAAGAAACTATTTCCTTGCTCAGTTTGTGGTCAAAAATGGCAGTTTAGGTCTCACTTGGAGGTGCACATGAGAAcccacacaggagagaaaccgtACAGTTGCCCTGTGTGTGGTAAAAAATTTACACAAAAAGGAATTATGGTGCAACACATGGCAGTCCACTCAGAGGTGAAACCGTTCAGCTGCAGTGACTGTGGTAAAAGATTCTCTTGGCATTATCAGATCAAAAAACACAAGTGTTGTCGCAAGTTCTGGCAGCCAGGTCAGATGTACTTCAATGGAAAGGGCTGTGCAGGATCAAAACCAGATACTTACACAAAGACTAAAGTGTCCTTTGAAACCGATGACACTGTTGACATTGATTTTTGGAAAGAGACCAGGCAACATCAGTTAGGCGTCacttatcagagaaataaaaaagtatcTGTAAGTGATAAAGGATGTAAAACTGATAAGAAAACAtctagcagctctgtgtgtaATAACAGATCTGAAGACAGCCGTACAGGTGAGAAACcgttttgttgcttgttttgtggGAAAGGATTTGCGACAGCAGGATATCTGACAAGACACATATCTATCCATACTGGAGAAAAACTGCACAATTGCATCAtttgtgagaaaagattcactTCGGAGTCGGAGCTCATAAGCCACGAGTGTGATGGTGAGTCCTCACAGCTTTATCAAAGCCAAACTGAGGAACAGATCACTGCCAGAGGTGAAAGCTTAAGTTACCACATGACATGTCACTCAGAGGAAAAGCCTTCCCGCTGTTCAGTTTGTAACAAAGGTTTTAGCTCGAGTGAGGCGTTAGTCAAACACATGAGAATCCACACCGGACAAACTCAGTTTAGTTGCTTGATTTGTGATAAAAGATTCGCATGGAGAAGGAATCTGACAAAACACATGGAAGTTCACGCAAAGGAGAAAAACTACATTTGCAATGTCTGTGACGAAAGATTCACTTGGCATCATCAGCTCAATGAACATAAGTGTGTCGGTGAGTCCTCACAGCTTCATCCAAGTCAGACTGGGTGGAACAGAGAGGCAGAACCTCTGGCCAGCAGCTCAGCTGAACAGATGGAAGCTGATGGACAGAACTGTGGAGGATCAGAACCGGATCCAGATAGACATTTACAACCAGATACTGATGACAGCGCTGACAGTGATTTTTGGAAGGACACCAGGAAACACTGCTCTGATGACAAGGAATCTTTTAAGAGCAACGACTGTGATATTTGGAAAGAGAGCAcgcaacaaaaacaaccaaaaagtcTGAGCCAATACATGTCAGTGGCAAAGCAGGAGGACCCAGAGCCTCCacacattaaagaggaacaAGAGGAACTCTGGACtaatgaggaggaagagcagctTCCTCTGGCCAGCAGATcagctgaagagagagagatgaaaacagaagCTGATGGATCAGAACCAGCCAGGAACTCGCATCCAGATAGACATTTACAACCTGATACTGACGACAGTGCTGACAGTGATTTCTGGAAGGAGACCAGAGAACCACAATTAAATTCtttgaaaaataatgacatcTCTGAAAGTATAATGGGATGTAATCCAGTAAATAAACCATATAGCTGCCCTGAGTGTGGCAAAAGATTTCACCAGAATTGCCATATGAATAACCACAGGAGATCTCATACGGGAGAGGGCTCGTTTACATGCTCAGTTTGTGGTAAAAAATGTCCTTACAAGTCCCATCTGCAGATCCACATGAGGACTCATACAGGAGAGAAACCATTCACTTGCCCAATCTGTGGTCAAAGATATGCACATAAGGGAACTATGCAATCACACATGGCCGTCCACGCTATGGAAAAACAATACAGCTGCAATATTTGTTACAAAAGTTTTGCTTGGTATACAGAGCTGAAATACCATCAGTGTGTCGGTTAGTCcatacaggagagaaaacatgacGTTGCAGAAGAGGAATCTGAAACACATGATTGACACTACAAACAGGAGAAGGCAAAAGATTCAATCAGCAGGTCAATTGTGTTGAGAGCAGTGGCAGTAAATGAAGCTGTAGAGCTAAACACTTGCAGCAATAAATCTCCAGTCATGTTTTATCTGTTAGTAGTAATGGTTACACCTTCCTCGGACTTTCAGCATTGTAACATTAACTCGGTGGACCTTGTGGATTACAAATACAGAGGAAGGTTCATGTGATTTCCGGTGGTTCATTTGCAGATgagaataaaattaaaactcGAAAAGTTGtatcttgtcatttttaaagctatTCTTGGAAAACATCCTGTCTGTTAAATGCTTTATCTTGTTCTTTGTAACTGCTATCATACAAGATCAGTCCGTGCATGAAGTATAATTCATCTCAACCCgccattctttctctctcaacccaaccagtcaaagcagatggctgctCACCTACAGCTGGGTTTTTCCTTACTGTTGTCGCCttctcatgggggaattgttgggtctctgtaaatttaTAGAGTATGATCTAAACTTGCtctgtgaaaagtgccctgagatgacttttgttgtgatttggcgctatataaataaaattgaattgaattcataaaactgaagttgggaGGGGTTGTCTCGGtaaaaacagctgcactgtTATTTTGGTCTAACCAAGTTTCAGTTATATAAAGACTGTTGTGTTGGTTGGCTCATCATTTCCTTCAGTTAATGAGGACAGGACAGAGATGATACTCTGCTGTCAGGTCCAGCTTCTTCTAACTGAGAACCATCTCATCCCACTTCCTGTGGATTTTAACTTGTGTTTAAACctgtttatgtgtttacatatatgtgtgtctttgtggagCACTTAGATGCAAAAcctgtttgatttttaaagtgctataaaaatgtatcttaaaacagcagtcaggtgccTTTTACTTTTACTCTGAAGGCCAGTGGAGTGTACCggaagttgtgtttttgtttccgGGTCTTGGCGCGCTTTAGCGGAACGCAGTTAGCATTTTTAGCATGTTTGGATGTGTTAACGTGCTACGATCTGAGTGAAGATGTTaggaaaatgtaaataagaGAAAAGGCTTCAGAGTTTAGTTCTCTGTTCTTTGACTCTACGATCTGTGGAAAATGTCCAGATTTCAGGAACTTAAAGATTTATTCAAACAGCGGCTGATAAATGCGGCTCGCGGTGATCTGTTTGGACATTTCGAGAGATCGATATCTGGAGTTGAAAAGGAGATCGATCACAAACGGAAACTGCTGGATATGGTTTTAAACCATGACATGAAGCTGCAGAGAGCAGGTTTGTTTTCTTCCTGCTGCTAACTGATGATCTCTGATTGATTATTCTCTGTAAggagctttttgttttttgtaaagtaCAAACtccagtgatggaagaagtattcagatcctttacataCGTAAAAGTActaaatactccattacaaattaatgtcctgcatgaaaaatcctactgcagtaaaagtacataagtattatgagcttgatgtagttaaagtattgcagtaaaagtacataagtattatgagcttgatgtagttaaagtattgcagtaaaagtacataagtattatgagcttgatgtagttatagtattgcagtaaaagtacataagtattatgagcttgatgtagttaaagtattgcagtaaaagtagtggtttggtccctctgactgatatattattatatatgacatcattagattattaatagtgaagcatcagtgttagacagcatgttactgttgtagctgctggaggtggagctagtttacactactttatatacagttagctagtttagtccagtggttcccaacctaggggtcgggcccctccaaagggtcagcagataaatctgaggggtggtgagatgattaatgggagaggaaagaagaaaaaccaaagttctgatacacaaatctgttttcagtttttggactttttctctaatctttgatttttgctgaaatattggatcatttgaacatttattgaaatgaaagcatgtgagaagtttagagggaaaaatcactatttggtggagctgttaacaactcatagacatgtgaaatgtgaccccgactacacactgctttttgtaagacgtcaaaagccaaaaaggttggaaaccactggtttcatctttaacaatgtgttgtattttaaaagcttgttatattatccattgtgtaaaatcttcatctgaaaagtaactaaagctttTCGGCTGTTTTAGTGCTCCTCCAGGTACTGCATTTGCCGTTGTGGCTGAAAGTAgtactttttcttcttcactgactCAGTCAGTCTCTCCATATTTGCACTCTTCCTGCCTTCACTTTCATCATCAGTGCACATGTACATAGTGTACAAGCACACTGATGAAATGtgcaaaacaattaatttagcTGTTTTTCCCAAAGATAAAGCAATCTATAgctaattatttttaaaaaaaaaaacaaaatgaagagaaaaagaagaggctGGCTGGTGTAGAAGATGATGAGGGTGCAGGTGCAGACAGGGAGagaccagtgaagaagaaaaagtacaTCTTTGATCTCCCCTCAGATGAGAGACGTTATGCGCATTTACACAcgagacacagcagcataacttcactgattatttaaatctctgacaggatcggtcaggatctaacGTTAAtgaatgttctgtgttcttcttcACATCcaacaggtcagctgttacacacacagtccaggttcatacagtgaacCGTCCTCCTGATAAAACCTGTAATTGGTGTGTTTGCTGTCTCATATACACAAATTaactttgggttgtggactgttggttgggacaaaataAGATGCTCCAGAACttcatcttgggttttgggaaacaatgaaCATTTCACaccattttctcacattttatagactgaacaactaattgagaaaataatcattaaagctataatatgtaattattccacattaaaatgtctaaaaacaactagacctatgttatatatgttgttgagttgtgtacttacattatcccaaatgtttccaacagttttcaaacccagagaaatctgtaatttaatcaaagtaacggaccgtttcatttggtcgcctgtcgatggcgtcatacctcctctaccaaagagtaaacacacacaagatgcatacggcggcgctgtgtttgtccgctacaatggcgtctaccaaagagtaacttacacacatacaagataatacatcggcgttgtggttgttccacacaaactcttataaatggactttt encodes:
- the LOC137198882 gene encoding zinc finger protein 271-like, giving the protein MSRFQELKDLFKQRLINAARGDLFGHFERSISGVEKEIDHKRKLLDLVLNPDMKLQRADIQQLLESKEEVPPEQQERSSSLDQEDPEPPHIKEEQEELWTSQEGEQLQGLEEADITEFTFSPVPVKTEDDEEKPQSSQLHQRQTEQMETQADGEDCGGSEPARNSHPDGHLQPDTDDKDSNLSGTESDDCDKYWKDPDSRSFHCSVCGKTFAMRGHLNVHMRTHTGKKPYSCSVCGKCFVQKSGLDYHLKIHTGEKPFSCSVCGKSFTQKSGLDYHLKTHTGEKPFSCSVCGKKFAHKGTLNYHMATHTGEKQFSCSVCNKRFRAKTHLKIHKCVGEFSQRYLEKHKKPLNCSECDETFPNNYLLKTHMRMHKGKKLFPCSVCGQKWQFRSHLEVHMRTHTGEKPYSCPVCGKKFTQKGIMVQHMAVHSEVKPFSCSDCGKRFSWHYQIKKHKCCRKFWQPGQMYFNGKGCAGSKPDTYTKTKVSFETDDTVDIDFWKETRQHQLGVTYQRNKKVSVSDKGCKTDKKTSSSSVCNNRSEDSRTGEKPFCCLFCGKGFATAGYLTRHISIHTGEKLHNCIICEKRFTSESELISHECDGESSQLYQSQTEEQITARGESLSYHMTCHSEEKPSRCSVCNKGFSSSEALVKHMRIHTGQTQFSCLICDKRFAWRRNLTKHMEVHAKEKNYICNVCDERFTWHHQLNEHKCVGESSQLHPSQTGWNREAEPLASSSAEQMEADGQNCGGSEPDPDRHLQPDTDDSADSDFWKDTRKHCSDDKESFKSNDCDIWKESTQQKQPKSLSQYMSVAKQEDPEPPHIKEEQEELWTNEEEEQLPLASRSAEEREMKTEADGSEPARNSHPDRHLQPDTDDSADSDFWKETREPQLNSLKNNDISESIMGCNPVNKPYSCPECGKRFHQNCHMNNHRRSHTGEGSFTCSVCGKKCPYKSHLQIHMRTHTGEKPFTCPICGQRYAHKGTMQSHMAVHAMEKQYSCNICYKSFAWYTELKYHQCVG